One Pseudanabaena sp. FACHB-2040 DNA window includes the following coding sequences:
- a CDS encoding glycosyltransferase family 4 protein: MTQPIAYLSFDTVPAPKGAATHIEAFVKTLGAAVGPVQLVTVAATPSAEETARWSGVYHTALPALGKTLIDRVIDFRQRLWHWLQGRHFEVIQVRSIFEGLPIALNREQFCRHLIFEVNGLPSIELKYRYPQVADDRELMHKLRSQEHLCLHAATHIVTPSPITRDYLIQAYGVPAEKLTVIPNGVDLGLIPYQPPALGNPLEPLQLLYFGTLSAWQGVSLALDALALYCRDFEAELTVIGPARPDQITALEKLADRWQVADRLHILPPLPQTELVRYLHKADAIAAPLTANDRNMVQGCCPLKVLEGMASGTPVITSDLPVVTALGQPEIHFLTTPPGSAKGIKEAMVRLRQDGDLRQRLSSQARRRVEQHYTWEQAGAQLVAVYKGMRG; encoded by the coding sequence ATGACTCAACCGATTGCTTACCTCTCCTTTGACACAGTACCCGCGCCCAAAGGAGCTGCCACCCACATCGAAGCCTTTGTCAAAACCCTAGGTGCCGCTGTGGGGCCGGTGCAGCTAGTCACTGTTGCCGCCACTCCTAGCGCAGAAGAGACGGCCCGTTGGTCTGGTGTCTATCACACCGCCCTACCTGCCCTCGGCAAAACTCTGATTGACCGAGTGATCGACTTTCGCCAGCGGCTGTGGCACTGGCTGCAGGGGCGGCATTTTGAGGTAATCCAGGTGCGCTCCATCTTTGAGGGGCTGCCAATTGCGCTGAATCGGGAGCAGTTTTGCCGCCACCTAATTTTTGAGGTCAACGGGCTACCCTCGATCGAGCTGAAGTACCGCTATCCTCAGGTGGCCGATGACCGGGAGCTGATGCACAAGCTGCGATCGCAAGAACACCTCTGCCTCCACGCTGCCACCCACATCGTCACCCCCAGCCCCATCACCCGTGACTACCTGATCCAAGCCTACGGAGTGCCTGCCGAAAAACTCACTGTCATTCCTAACGGCGTCGATTTGGGCCTGATTCCCTACCAGCCGCCTGCCCTGGGCAACCCACTGGAGCCGCTACAGCTGCTTTACTTTGGCACTCTGTCGGCCTGGCAGGGCGTCTCCCTGGCCTTGGATGCCTTGGCCCTGTACTGCCGCGACTTTGAGGCGGAGCTAACGGTCATTGGTCCGGCCCGCCCCGATCAGATCACAGCTCTAGAAAAGCTGGCCGACCGCTGGCAGGTGGCCGACCGACTGCACATATTGCCGCCCCTGCCCCAGACCGAGTTGGTGCGCTATTTACACAAGGCAGATGCGATCGCAGCTCCCCTCACCGCCAATGATCGCAACATGGTCCAGGGCTGCTGTCCCCTGAAAGTATTAGAGGGTATGGCCTCGGGCACCCCAGTGATTACCAGCGACCTGCCGGTGGTGACAGCCTTGGGTCAACCCGAGATCCATTTTTTGACCACTCCTCCTGGCTCAGCTAAAGGCATTAAAGAAGCAATGGTGCGGTTGCGGCAAGACGGGGATCTGCGGCAGCGACTTTCTAGCCAAGCGCGCCGGCGGGTTGAGCAGCACTACACTTGGGAGCAGGCAGGGGCTCAGCTAGTAGCGGTGTATAAGGGGATGAGAGGATGA
- a CDS encoding FHA domain-containing protein, with protein sequence MRIQLTWTDPSGQQRQPILETPIALGSDFDAMPTNYEGQQVSRLVLPDETVTAYHALIEVRNDTPLITTPSGQNVQINRLTLPMSTLFEGDVLQIGPFSLLLSFPSAETSISPATSPAAPAVGGVAPIAAPPTATPQTEEDLGPEGCDRKVGFLFKRRCGRTSRVDCPYCNDGQSSGDPYFYEEYSAYPNYGIYNRGYWGHDYYAYRYSSGSYNRGQADFTEADAAAFESEADRDYERDMGAS encoded by the coding sequence TTGCGTATTCAACTCACCTGGACCGACCCGAGCGGCCAGCAGCGTCAGCCGATTCTAGAAACCCCCATCGCCTTGGGCAGCGACTTTGACGCTATGCCCACTAACTACGAGGGGCAGCAGGTCAGCCGTCTGGTCTTACCCGATGAGACAGTGACCGCTTACCACGCTCTGATCGAGGTTCGCAACGACACACCCCTGATCACCACGCCTTCTGGTCAAAACGTGCAGATCAACCGCCTGACCCTGCCCATGTCTACCTTGTTTGAGGGTGATGTGCTGCAGATTGGCCCCTTCTCTCTATTGCTCAGCTTCCCTTCTGCAGAGACCTCAATCAGTCCAGCAACAAGTCCAGCGGCACCAGCGGTCGGGGGTGTAGCTCCAATCGCTGCACCCCCAACCGCTACACCTCAAACTGAGGAAGATCTGGGGCCAGAGGGGTGCGATCGCAAAGTCGGCTTTTTGTTTAAGCGGCGCTGTGGCCGCACTAGCCGCGTTGACTGCCCCTACTGCAATGACGGCCAGTCTTCAGGTGACCCCTATTTTTACGAAGAATACAGCGCTTACCCTAACTACGGCATCTATAACCGGGGCTACTGGGGCCACGACTATTACGCTTACCGCTACAGCTCCGGCTCCTACAATCGAGGGCAGGCCGACTTCACTGAGGCCGATGCCGCTGCCTTTGAGTCAGAGGCGGACCGTGACTATGAGAGGGATATGGGAGCCAGCTAA
- a CDS encoding DevA family ABC transporter ATP-binding protein: MAIAISVQNLDHTFGQGQLRKQVLFDINLEINAGEIVIMTGPSGSGKTTLLTLIGGLRSAQSGRLQVLGQELCGATSRQLTQARKHHGYIFQAHNLHSSLTALQNVKMGLELHRELTSADMKARSVAMLNQVGLGERIDYYPDELSGGQKQRVAIARALVSHPKLVLADEPTAALDSKSGRDVVNLMQSLAKEQGCTILLVTHDNRILDVADRLIHMEDGVLKRNSAASAVG, encoded by the coding sequence ATGGCTATCGCTATTTCGGTTCAAAATCTCGACCACACCTTTGGCCAAGGTCAGCTGCGTAAGCAGGTTTTATTTGATATCAATCTCGAAATCAATGCAGGCGAGATTGTGATCATGACTGGGCCTTCAGGCTCTGGAAAAACAACGCTGCTGACGTTGATCGGTGGGCTACGGTCTGCTCAATCTGGCCGCTTACAAGTCCTGGGGCAAGAATTGTGCGGGGCAACTTCTCGACAGCTGACGCAAGCCCGCAAGCACCACGGATACATTTTTCAGGCACACAACCTGCACAGCAGTTTGACGGCCCTACAGAACGTCAAGATGGGTCTAGAACTGCATCGAGAGCTAACTTCCGCAGATATGAAAGCGCGGTCGGTTGCGATGCTAAACCAGGTCGGCTTGGGAGAGCGCATCGACTATTATCCAGATGAGCTATCGGGCGGACAAAAACAGAGGGTTGCGATCGCACGAGCACTAGTTAGCCATCCCAAACTGGTCCTTGCTGACGAACCTACTGCCGCGCTAGACAGCAAATCAGGGCGAGATGTGGTTAACCTAATGCAGTCTCTGGCAAAAGAGCAAGGCTGCACAATTTTGCTAGTAACCCACGACAACCGAATTTTAGACGTCGCAGATCGCCTCATCCACATGGAAGATGGCGTGTTAAAGCGTAACTCGGCAGCTTCAGCCGTGGGTTAG
- the devC gene encoding ABC transporter permease DevC has translation MIGFIQQLQRRTPLGWLQLSHEKSRLLVALAGIAFADVLMFMQLGFQNALYDSNTRVSHAMSADIVLLSPKALNLQNLSTFSRRRLLQARDVPGVESATALYISSITWRNPQTRLNATVQVLGFRPDEPAFELPEVNQQLDKLKLPDTVLFDRGARGKYADAIAQVDQGNPITTEVDRRTLTIAGLFSLGASFGADANLMVSDQTFLQLFPRREAASISLGLIQVQSDSDPQQVAAALASYLPEDVRVLTVQEYVQFEETYWRTASPIGFVFGLGTVMAFVVGVVIVYQVLSTDVNAHLKEYATFKAMGYGNSYLLGIVFEEAIILAFLGFIPGAVLPLGLYTLAARATALPIYMTASRAAFVLVLTVVMCALSGAIATRKLQSADPADMF, from the coding sequence ATGATTGGATTTATTCAACAGCTGCAGCGCCGCACGCCCCTGGGATGGCTACAGCTGAGCCATGAAAAAAGTCGCTTGCTGGTTGCCCTAGCCGGTATTGCGTTTGCAGATGTGCTGATGTTTATGCAGCTCGGCTTTCAAAATGCGCTGTACGACAGCAATACCCGCGTTAGTCACGCCATGTCAGCCGATATCGTTTTGCTCAGTCCCAAAGCCCTTAATCTGCAAAATCTATCAACCTTTTCGCGGCGGCGACTGCTGCAGGCAAGGGATGTTCCAGGTGTCGAGTCGGCAACTGCGCTGTATATCAGCAGCATCACCTGGAGAAATCCCCAAACCCGTCTGAACGCTACGGTGCAGGTGTTGGGATTTAGGCCAGATGAGCCAGCCTTTGAGCTACCAGAAGTCAATCAGCAGCTCGACAAGCTGAAGTTGCCAGACACAGTTCTCTTTGATCGGGGTGCGAGAGGCAAGTATGCCGATGCGATCGCACAGGTAGACCAGGGCAACCCCATCACCACTGAAGTTGATCGTCGCACATTGACGATTGCCGGACTGTTTAGCCTGGGGGCATCTTTTGGCGCAGATGCTAACCTGATGGTCAGCGATCAGACCTTTCTCCAGCTTTTTCCGCGCCGAGAGGCTGCCAGCATTAGCCTGGGGCTGATTCAGGTGCAATCAGACTCCGATCCTCAGCAGGTGGCCGCTGCTCTAGCCTCCTATTTGCCCGAAGATGTGCGCGTGCTGACGGTTCAAGAGTATGTGCAGTTTGAGGAAACCTATTGGAGAACTGCCAGCCCAATTGGATTTGTCTTTGGGCTAGGAACTGTCATGGCATTTGTGGTGGGCGTTGTGATTGTTTATCAGGTTCTATCCACCGATGTCAATGCTCACTTGAAGGAGTATGCGACTTTCAAAGCAATGGGTTACGGCAATTCCTATTTACTGGGCATCGTGTTTGAAGAGGCAATTATCCTGGCCTTTCTCGGATTTATCCCCGGTGCCGTTTTGCCCCTGGGGCTGTATACCCTGGCAGCTCGAGCAACGGCTTTACCGATTTACATGACGGCTTCAAGAGCAGCCTTTGTCCTTGTGCTGACGGTTGTGATGTGTGCGCTTTCAGGTGCGATCGCAACCCGCAAGCTTCAGTCCGCAGATCCAGCAGATATGTTTTAA
- a CDS encoding HlyD family efflux transporter periplasmic adaptor subunit: protein MQGTAQDRKQSTKAISQRVIAIAGVVLLAVVGTAALRWVLTASVEQEEAAPIAAPVIQTVTALGRLEPRGTVIALSAPTASQGNRVEQLLVQEGDRIQAGQVIAILDSHDQRQAALAEAEEQVNVARAQLDVIQAGAKQGEINAQQAEIERLTAERQGSIDAQAATVDRLQSELRNVQVEFDRYQSLYERGAISASERDNRRLALETAQASAQEAQVNLNRLRSVAPPELNRARATLEQIAEVRPVDVRSAQAEVERAIAARNQALASFDQSIVRSPVAGEVLDIHTRAGEVVSSDGIAEIGQTQQMQVVAEVYQSDVGKVQAGQRVRITSDSITGELIGRVERVGSQVRRQAVVNTDPSANIDDRVVEVYISLDEVSSQKAAKFTNLQVEAVIEQ, encoded by the coding sequence ATGCAGGGCACAGCTCAAGATAGGAAACAATCTACTAAGGCCATCTCTCAAAGAGTCATTGCGATCGCAGGCGTAGTACTGTTAGCTGTCGTTGGCACGGCGGCGTTGCGATGGGTGCTCACAGCCTCGGTTGAGCAAGAAGAGGCTGCCCCTATAGCGGCCCCTGTGATTCAGACAGTCACTGCTTTGGGGCGATTAGAGCCACGGGGCACAGTGATTGCGCTGTCGGCTCCCACAGCCAGCCAGGGCAACCGGGTTGAACAGCTGCTGGTGCAGGAGGGCGATCGCATTCAAGCCGGCCAAGTCATTGCTATTTTAGACTCGCACGATCAGCGCCAAGCCGCCCTTGCAGAGGCAGAGGAGCAGGTGAATGTAGCGCGGGCTCAACTAGACGTGATTCAAGCGGGGGCAAAACAGGGTGAAATCAATGCCCAGCAGGCAGAAATTGAACGGTTGACTGCAGAACGTCAGGGCAGCATTGACGCGCAAGCAGCCACCGTAGATCGGCTGCAGTCAGAGCTGAGAAATGTTCAGGTCGAGTTTGATCGCTACCAGTCTCTATACGAAAGGGGAGCGATTTCGGCCTCTGAGCGTGACAACAGACGCCTAGCCCTCGAAACGGCTCAAGCCTCTGCCCAAGAAGCGCAGGTTAACCTCAATCGGCTCCGTTCGGTTGCTCCGCCAGAACTGAATCGGGCCAGGGCAACGCTGGAGCAAATTGCTGAGGTGCGCCCTGTTGATGTGCGTTCGGCGCAGGCAGAAGTAGAGCGTGCGATCGCAGCTCGCAACCAAGCGCTGGCAAGTTTTGATCAGTCCATCGTGCGTTCTCCTGTGGCGGGGGAAGTGCTCGATATTCACACCCGAGCGGGGGAAGTTGTCTCGTCAGATGGCATTGCCGAGATTGGGCAAACGCAGCAGATGCAGGTAGTTGCAGAAGTCTATCAAAGCGATGTCGGCAAAGTTCAAGCTGGACAACGAGTTCGAATCACCAGTGATTCCATTACGGGCGAACTGATAGGAAGGGTTGAGCGCGTGGGTTCTCAGGTGCGCCGACAGGCGGTTGTCAACACTGACCCTAGCGCCAATATCGATGACAGGGTGGTTGAGGTTTATATCAGCTTGGACGAGGTCTCTAGCCAAAAAGCCGCTAAGTTTACAAATTTGCAGGTTGAGGCGGTGATTGAACAATGA